Proteins from a genomic interval of Polaribacter sejongensis:
- a CDS encoding M15 family metallopeptidase, which yields MKKILPFFIFFISLFSFGQTLPEGFVYLSDVDKTIQKELRYLGNNNFIGKTIDGYHKNCIIVTKASADALTKVQKSLQKEGYSLKIFDAYRPQQAVNHFVRWAKVLEDTLMKKAYYPDVPKSELFKRGYIASRSGHSRGSTVDLTIVAIKTGKELDMGSSYDFFGITSHYLPKNISIEQQKNRLLLRNIMIKNNFRPYKNEWWHFTLRYEPFPKTYFNFPIE from the coding sequence ATGAAAAAAATACTTCCCTTTTTTATATTCTTTATTTCTCTTTTCTCTTTCGGACAAACTCTTCCAGAAGGTTTTGTTTATTTATCTGATGTTGATAAAACGATTCAAAAAGAATTGCGCTACTTAGGAAATAATAATTTTATAGGGAAAACAATTGATGGCTATCATAAAAACTGTATTATAGTTACTAAAGCTTCTGCTGATGCTTTAACGAAAGTACAAAAGAGCCTCCAAAAAGAAGGGTACAGTCTTAAAATATTTGACGCATACAGACCACAACAAGCAGTAAACCACTTTGTACGATGGGCAAAGGTTTTAGAAGATACGTTAATGAAAAAAGCGTATTACCCAGATGTACCAAAATCAGAATTATTTAAAAGAGGATACATTGCCTCTAGATCTGGACACTCAAGAGGAAGTACTGTAGACTTAACAATTGTAGCTATTAAAACAGGTAAAGAATTAGATATGGGTAGTTCTTATGATTTTTTCGGAATAACATCTCATTACCTGCCTAAGAATATCAGTATAGAACAACAAAAAAATAGGTTATTACTCCGTAATATAATGATTAAAAACAACTTTAGACCTTATAAAAACGAATGGTGGCATTTTACTTTAAGATACGAACCCTTTCCAAAAACATACTTTAATTTCCCAATAGAATAA
- a CDS encoding PrsW family intramembrane metalloprotease produces MHLLLLAIAPATIIILYIYFKDKFEKEPIPFLFKNFLLGATASVLITVILGGFADRFLPVTNVANIFQQFVKAFIVVALVEEFSKYVIVKYYAQRNKEYNEPFDGIVYAVMVSMGFATLENVLYVFQHGVSTGILRAFTAVPAHATFAILMGYFMGKAKFSKNRIVLNLTGLFFATLFHGAYDFFLFINFIPGISIGAFISLGIGILLSRKAIKRHQDGSVFKFLIKKKPQN; encoded by the coding sequence ATGCATTTACTTCTTCTTGCTATTGCTCCTGCAACCATTATTATACTATATATTTATTTTAAAGATAAGTTTGAAAAAGAGCCTATTCCTTTTTTATTTAAAAACTTTCTTTTAGGTGCAACGGCAAGTGTGTTAATTACTGTAATTCTTGGTGGTTTTGCAGATAGATTTCTGCCTGTTACTAATGTCGCTAATATATTTCAACAATTTGTAAAGGCATTTATAGTAGTTGCCTTGGTAGAAGAGTTTTCTAAATATGTAATTGTAAAATATTATGCACAGAGAAATAAAGAATACAACGAGCCTTTTGATGGTATTGTCTATGCGGTAATGGTTTCTATGGGCTTTGCTACTTTAGAAAATGTATTGTATGTTTTTCAACACGGAGTGTCTACTGGAATATTAAGAGCATTTACTGCGGTTCCGGCACATGCTACATTTGCCATTTTAATGGGCTATTTTATGGGAAAAGCAAAGTTTTCTAAAAATAGAATAGTTTTAAACTTAACAGGTTTGTTTTTCGCAACGCTGTTTCATGGAGCATATGATTTTTTTCTGTTCATCAACTTTATTCCAGGAATTTCTATAGGTGCATTTATTTCTTTAGGAATTGGAATTCTACTTTCTAGGAAAGCGATAAAAAGACATCAAGATGGTTCTGTATTCAAATTTTTAATCAAAAAGAAACCCCAAAACTAA
- the ctlX gene encoding citrulline utilization hydrolase CtlX — protein sequence MKQTTNTILMIRPVSFRMNEQTAVNNYYQHNIDNALPATINTKAQDEFDAFVEKLRGFGIDVIVVSDTKEADTPDAVFPNNWISFHEDGTVAIYPMFAENRRLERREDVLEQIEKEGFLIENIVDYTSAEDEGVFLEGTGSICLDRGNNKAYCALSPRADEELFIEFCEDFEYTPVVFTANQTVDGKRAAIYHTNVMMCVGETLAIICLASIDDKSERKNVLKHLKEDGKKVIDITEKQVTNFAGNMLEVRGKDDERFLVMSQAAFNSLTQSQKSQINNHCKIISSPLDTIEFCGGGSARCMMAEVFLPKK from the coding sequence ATGAAGCAAACTACAAATACAATTTTAATGATTCGTCCTGTTAGTTTTAGGATGAATGAGCAAACTGCTGTAAATAATTACTATCAACATAATATTGATAATGCATTGCCAGCTACCATTAATACAAAAGCGCAGGACGAATTTGATGCTTTTGTAGAGAAATTACGTGGTTTTGGTATTGATGTAATTGTTGTTTCTGATACAAAGGAAGCGGATACACCAGATGCTGTTTTTCCAAATAATTGGATATCTTTTCATGAAGATGGTACCGTTGCTATTTACCCAATGTTTGCAGAAAATAGGCGCTTAGAAAGACGTGAGGATGTTTTAGAACAGATAGAAAAAGAAGGCTTTTTAATAGAGAATATTGTAGATTATACTTCTGCTGAAGATGAAGGAGTTTTTTTAGAAGGAACGGGTAGTATATGTTTAGATAGAGGGAATAACAAGGCATATTGTGCGCTTTCGCCGAGAGCAGATGAAGAGTTATTTATAGAGTTCTGTGAAGATTTTGAATATACACCAGTTGTTTTTACAGCAAATCAAACAGTAGATGGTAAAAGAGCTGCAATTTATCATACGAATGTGATGATGTGTGTTGGAGAAACTTTGGCGATTATCTGTTTGGCTTCTATTGATGATAAATCTGAGCGTAAAAATGTTTTGAAACATTTAAAAGAAGATGGTAAAAAAGTAATTGATATTACAGAAAAACAGGTTACTAACTTTGCCGGAAATATGTTAGAAGTTAGAGGTAAAGATGATGAGCGTTTTTTAGTAATGAGTCAAGCTGCTTTTAATAGTTTAACTCAATCTCAAAAATCACAAATCAACAATCATTGTAAAATTATTTCTAGTCCTTTAGATACTATTGAGTTTTGTGGAGGAGGTAGTGCGCGCTGTATGATGGCAGAAGTTTTCTTGCCTAAAAAATAA
- a CDS encoding ABC transporter ATP-binding protein produces MIEVDNLHKGFGDVKVLKGITATFLPGETSLIIGQSGSGKTVFIKSLIGLHTPEKGSISFDGRINTKFTENEKQQWRQEIGMVFQGSALFDSQTVEDNVMFPLKMFTDKSHAEMLERVNFVLNRVNLENSNKKLPAELSGGMQKRVAIARAIVMNPKYLFCDEPNSGLDPRTAIVIDNLIQEITDEYKITTVINTHDMNSVMEIGEKIIFLKEGQKAWEGTSEDIFKTDNEAVVDFVYSSNLFKKVREAYLNEKKYK; encoded by the coding sequence ATGATTGAAGTAGATAATTTACATAAAGGTTTTGGAGATGTAAAAGTATTAAAAGGTATAACAGCTACTTTTCTACCTGGTGAAACCAGCTTAATAATTGGTCAAAGTGGTTCTGGAAAAACAGTATTTATAAAATCTTTAATAGGTTTGCACACGCCAGAAAAAGGTTCTATTTCTTTTGATGGTAGGATAAATACAAAATTTACTGAAAATGAAAAACAGCAATGGAGGCAAGAAATTGGTATGGTTTTTCAAGGAAGTGCCTTGTTCGATTCTCAAACGGTAGAAGATAATGTAATGTTTCCGTTAAAAATGTTTACAGATAAATCTCACGCAGAAATGCTAGAGCGCGTAAACTTTGTTTTAAATAGAGTTAATTTAGAAAACTCTAATAAAAAATTACCAGCAGAGCTTTCTGGAGGAATGCAGAAACGAGTTGCCATTGCCAGAGCAATTGTTATGAACCCTAAATACCTTTTTTGTGATGAACCAAACTCTGGTTTAGATCCAAGAACTGCAATTGTAATAGATAATTTAATTCAAGAAATTACGGATGAATATAAAATTACAACCGTAATTAATACACATGACATGAATTCTGTGATGGAGATTGGCGAAAAAATAATTTTTTTAAAGGAAGGTCAAAAAGCTTGGGAAGGTACCAGTGAAGATATATTTAAAACTGACAATGAGGCAGTTGTAGACTTTGTGTATTCTTCTAATTTATTTAAAAAAGTAAGAGAAGCATATTTAAATGAAAAAAAATATAAATAG
- a CDS encoding MlaE family ABC transporter permease — MGYLEHVGKYFMMLGRVFKKPQKGKVFYEALIKEIDELGLKSLGIIMFISFFIGGVIALQTALNLDNPFIPKSLIGFAAKRSIILEFAPTFCSIILAGKVGSYITSSIGTMRVTEQIDALEVMGINALSHLVLPKVIATVFFYPFLISLGMFLGILGGWVTGVLSGLFSGANYIEGIQTDFDPFLLSYAIIKTLIFAFLISTVPSYHGYYVKGGSIAVGKASTQAVVWTTILIVIANYFLTQMLLT; from the coding sequence ATGGGTTACCTAGAACATGTTGGTAAATATTTTATGATGTTAGGGCGTGTTTTTAAAAAACCGCAAAAAGGAAAAGTTTTTTACGAAGCTTTGATAAAAGAGATTGATGAATTAGGTTTAAAATCTTTAGGGATTATTATGTTTATTTCCTTTTTTATTGGAGGTGTAATTGCGTTGCAAACGGCTTTAAATTTAGACAATCCTTTTATTCCAAAATCTTTAATAGGTTTTGCAGCTAAGCGTTCTATTATTTTAGAATTTGCTCCTACTTTTTGTTCCATTATTTTAGCAGGTAAGGTAGGTTCTTATATAACTTCTAGTATCGGTACTATGCGAGTTACAGAACAAATTGATGCTTTAGAGGTAATGGGTATAAATGCTTTAAGTCATTTAGTATTGCCTAAAGTGATTGCAACAGTTTTCTTTTATCCTTTTTTAATCTCATTAGGTATGTTCTTAGGGATTTTAGGAGGATGGGTTACAGGTGTTTTATCTGGTCTTTTTTCTGGAGCAAATTATATAGAAGGTATTCAAACAGATTTTGATCCTTTTTTATTATCGTACGCAATTATTAAAACCTTAATTTTTGCATTTCTAATCTCTACAGTACCTTCTTATCATGGTTATTATGTAAAAGGAGGGTCTATAGCGGTTGGTAAAGCAAGTACGCAAGCCGTAGTTTGGACAACTATTTTAATTGTAATAGCAAACTATTTTTTAACTCAAATGCTTTTAACCTAA
- the pafA gene encoding alkaline phosphatase PafA, whose protein sequence is MKFKLLFSFICLFICLGNNKLTSQNKKPKLVVGIVIDQMRYDYLTRYSDRYGKDGFNRILQEGFSLENAHYNYIPTYTAVGHTSIYTGTTPSEHGIISNNWYDKYQKESIYCVDDNNYKTVGNEGKYGQKSPKRLFTSTITDQLHLAQNMFGKTIGVSIKDRSAILPAGHSANAAYWYDGGNFNTWITSTYYMNELPKWVKDFNGNNNADTYLNTPWETLYDIETYTNSRVDDNIYEGKLKGQEAPTFPKDLKALRSKNGNFDLIKTVPAGNTYTTDFAKAAIIGENLGKGEHTDFLAVSYSSTDYIGHKYGVAAIETEDTYLRLDKDLANLFQFLDQQVGKDNYTLFLTADHAAVHVPAYLQSLKIPAHYLKMTKFKEFILETTKKYFNSVDLIENVSNYQIFLDKDKVESLGLEVNNVAQKLADEVINFDGIYKAVTARTLQTTHFSSGILNSLQNGYNQKLSGDVLMIPNPATLTGGRTGTSHGSGYSYDTHVPIIFYGNGIKQGSSSKRYNITDIAPTIANLLNIESPNGTNGVVVDEVLEK, encoded by the coding sequence ATGAAATTCAAATTACTTTTCAGCTTCATCTGCCTATTTATTTGTTTAGGAAACAACAAACTAACATCACAAAATAAAAAACCAAAATTGGTGGTTGGTATTGTTATTGACCAAATGAGATATGATTATTTAACAAGGTATTCCGATAGATATGGAAAAGATGGATTTAATAGAATTTTACAAGAAGGTTTTTCTTTAGAAAACGCTCATTATAATTACATACCAACCTATACAGCTGTTGGACACACCTCTATTTATACAGGAACAACCCCAAGTGAACACGGAATTATCTCTAACAATTGGTACGACAAATATCAAAAAGAATCTATTTACTGCGTAGATGACAACAATTACAAAACTGTTGGAAACGAGGGTAAATATGGACAAAAATCTCCAAAAAGACTTTTTACATCAACCATAACAGATCAATTACATTTGGCTCAAAATATGTTTGGTAAAACTATTGGTGTTTCTATAAAAGATAGATCTGCAATTTTACCTGCTGGCCATTCTGCAAATGCAGCTTATTGGTATGATGGTGGTAATTTTAATACTTGGATTACAAGTACATATTATATGAATGAATTGCCTAAATGGGTAAAAGATTTTAATGGAAATAACAACGCAGATACATACCTAAACACACCTTGGGAAACACTTTACGATATAGAAACATACACAAACAGTAGAGTTGACGATAATATTTATGAAGGTAAATTAAAAGGACAGGAAGCACCAACTTTTCCGAAAGACTTAAAAGCATTGCGTTCTAAAAATGGTAATTTCGATTTGATAAAAACAGTACCGGCAGGAAATACTTATACAACAGATTTTGCAAAAGCTGCTATTATAGGTGAAAACTTAGGTAAAGGTGAACATACAGATTTTTTAGCGGTTAGTTATTCTTCTACAGATTATATTGGTCATAAATACGGAGTTGCTGCCATAGAAACAGAAGACACCTATTTACGATTAGACAAAGATTTGGCTAATTTATTTCAATTTTTAGACCAACAAGTTGGAAAAGATAATTACACCTTATTTTTAACTGCAGATCATGCAGCAGTGCATGTACCAGCTTATTTACAATCTTTAAAAATACCTGCTCACTATTTAAAGATGACAAAATTTAAAGAGTTTATTTTAGAAACCACTAAAAAATATTTCAATTCTGTAGATTTAATTGAAAACGTTTCTAATTATCAAATATTCTTAGATAAAGATAAAGTAGAATCTTTAGGTTTAGAAGTAAATAACGTTGCTCAAAAATTAGCTGATGAAGTAATTAACTTTGATGGTATTTATAAAGCAGTAACCGCAAGAACTTTGCAAACCACACATTTCTCTTCTGGAATATTAAATTCACTGCAAAACGGGTATAATCAAAAATTATCTGGTGATGTTTTAATGATTCCTAATCCGGCTACTTTAACTGGTGGAAGAACAGGAACAAGCCATGGTTCTGGATATTCTTATGACACACATGTACCAATTATTTTTTATGGAAACGGAATAAAACAAGGTTCATCATCAAAAAGATACAACATTACAGATATTGCGCCAACTATTGCGAATCTTTTAAATATAGAGTCGCCAAACGGAACAAACGGAGTTGTAGTTGATGAAGTTTTGGAAAAATAA
- the pdhA gene encoding pyruvate dehydrogenase (acetyl-transferring) E1 component subunit alpha — translation MKEITKQTYLDWYKDMLFWRKFEDKLASVYIQQKVRGFLHLYNGQEAILAGALHAMDLSKDKMITAYRNHVQPIGMGEDPKRVMAELYGKVTGTSKGMGGSMHIFSKEFRFYGGHGIVGGQIPLGAGLAFGDKYNNTGGVTLTCFGDGAARQGSLHEAFNLAMLWKLPVIFICENNGYAMGTSVERTANHTDIWKLGLGYEMPCGPVDAMNPIKVAEAIDEALDRARRGDGPTFLEMKTYRYRGHSMSDAQHYRTKDEVEEYKKIDPITQVKDVILEKGYATAEELAVVDKEVKVKVKECEQFAEDSPYPEPQQMYDMVYEQEDYPFIS, via the coding sequence ATGAAAGAAATCACCAAACAAACCTATTTAGATTGGTACAAAGACATGCTTTTTTGGCGTAAGTTCGAAGACAAACTTGCTTCTGTTTACATTCAACAAAAAGTTAGAGGTTTCTTGCACTTATATAATGGGCAAGAGGCAATTTTAGCGGGTGCATTACATGCAATGGACTTATCTAAAGACAAAATGATTACGGCTTATAGAAATCACGTACAACCGATTGGTATGGGAGAAGATCCTAAACGTGTAATGGCAGAATTATATGGAAAGGTAACCGGAACGTCTAAAGGAATGGGTGGTTCTATGCATATTTTTTCAAAAGAATTCCGTTTTTATGGTGGTCATGGTATCGTTGGAGGTCAGATTCCTTTAGGTGCAGGTCTTGCTTTTGGTGATAAATATAATAATACTGGTGGTGTTACATTAACCTGTTTTGGAGATGGTGCTGCAAGACAAGGTTCATTACATGAAGCTTTTAATTTAGCTATGTTATGGAAATTACCTGTAATTTTTATTTGTGAAAACAATGGGTATGCAATGGGTACTTCTGTAGAAAGAACTGCAAACCATACAGATATTTGGAAACTTGGTTTAGGATACGAAATGCCTTGTGGACCAGTAGATGCAATGAACCCTATTAAAGTTGCAGAAGCTATAGACGAAGCTTTAGATAGAGCTAGACGTGGTGATGGACCAACTTTCTTAGAAATGAAAACATATAGATATAGAGGTCACTCTATGTCTGATGCACAACACTATAGAACTAAAGACGAAGTAGAAGAATACAAAAAAATAGATCCTATTACACAAGTAAAAGATGTTATTTTAGAAAAAGGGTATGCTACTGCAGAGGAATTAGCTGTTGTTGATAAAGAGGTAAAAGTGAAGG